From the genome of Pieris brassicae chromosome Z, ilPieBrab1.1, whole genome shotgun sequence:
aatgctcaagaagtttgccggtatctgtaagataaataattatgtgaaaataaataaatcatttataagtACAGTATGAGTGCGCGAAAATTGTTAGTGAACcctgtttttcttaataaaccgATTGATGTCAGATACCATATTTGTACTGATATGataaatgaaaacattgtTAGTGTTTATTTCTACTGTACATCAGATATGCCTGCAGACGAGGTGCAGCgctaaataacattataaacaattgaatGCTTTAGGGATTGGTTaggtttatttgtttttctgtgGTTAAGATACTACTAGAGATTACAGACTATTTTGAGATACGAAACAATTCTAAATATCAAAATGACGAAAATGCGTCACCTAGTGAGTCATGTTTCATTCTactattatatagtatattttcttGAATATAAAGTTAGTTACTAACACACGCTGTTCAAATAATCAacaaaaatgcattttgtattttttaaataaataaaatgtatggtataaaaatgttaagttttttttaaagtataccTACCCATTCCGTGCCATTCTTTTAATAGTATATGCTTATGTAGAAATACAGTAGAGAGCACTCCGACAAAAAGAACTACAGAGCCTCGGAACATCAATAAGCTCCGTGGATAGGTGTAGGTAAGGCCAATGTACATAACTGCAGTACTAAACTACAACAAAAAtcatcaaatttttaaaacaacttaatatattaataaatatttaatttaagtatagTGAACCTACCAAATCAAACATTGCAGCAGGAAGAAGTATAATCCGGTTGAAATTCCTATTCCCTTTGGTGAGAACATTTAGCTCAGAGTTTCGTGACAAAACGTAAACCACTTTAAAAGCTAATAGGCATAAAGCTTCACCGCCAAACATTGCAGCTGCCTATGAACACTTATAGATTGATTTGCAAATCGAATGATAAAGTAATGGAATGATAGATGTTTCCTTACTTGTAAAAATGGATGATCGAATAGTCGCTCTACGCCATCAGATCCTTTAGACATCATTTGGTTGGCACAATTAGTACACAAGGTGTTGAGGGAACCTGTACCTACCAGTAAAACTGCTAGAAGTAGTTGATATTgacaaaacgccattctgtAACAAAGCAATTGTTAATGTATTGTAAAGGGTAATTAAACATTGGCCATTGATTGAAGTCACGCCGTTACCTAACGGTCTTTAGCGCGGGATTCAGGCACTATTCTGTTTTAGTCATTAGGGCACACGAGCCTAGTTCCATATCACCCTGCACACGATTTATCTTTGTCTCAAATTTCACCATGTGTCAACCTAATCGTTCAAGAAACgttacattgtttttattcgGGTTTATGACTGCAAAAGTATggctataaattattatattcgaaTAGTTAAATGaacaaattaatacaaattaatttagctTTACTTACGCTTAGGTGAATTATTGAGTGACGAGTGACGAAGTCAAATGTGTGTGTGGCAGTAGGCACGGAGACGAGCGCTCCTAgtcaatttttatgtataatataaataatatttttgttacaataagAAAAGCTCCAAGCTAAGTCAACTGCGGCCAGCGCTTTAACTTCGTTATTGTGAACTCCATGCTTTTATAGTCgcgaatattttcaaatacccTCAATAAATTATGTCGAAGTTTCTAACACAGGACAATGATAGTTCGGTTacgcatttttaattttaaactaccTTCAATTTTACCCTCAAGTCACAAACTAAGTGGAGATCTCACATCACAGACAAGGAAGACTATGTAGAGATGTAAAGTGCTaacgtataatatttaatatattataatttaagataaataaaataaattgttcttttattaaaactatgtagtttttgttttttgtgtattacaaatatatatatatatatattatattaccaaATGTACTTTAATTGCAAAATGTATGGCAGCCCCAACTCAAGGTCcgtattattaaatgataGTGCCCCCGTTTGCTTTTCAAGTAGCtactttatttcaaattttattttaagcgtCGATCGCTGAAACGAGTGTGAAGTGTGATTTGATCAAAGATCAATAAGATTTTGCTACAGTCAGTGGTTCAAGTTAGAATTctattgcattttaaatacaaagaaaaGCTCCGATTTCGTTCACGTTGtgtcatattaaataaacgattacttttcgattaaaaaatatttatttgtttttaatgtcgaaacatttgatttataaaaaagtatttaataatctcTTGCATAACGTTCATAAAATGTTATGCGTTAAAACCaggtatttttgttaaaaaaaaagattactattaaattacgtaaaatGAAATGCAAGTCTGATGAATGTCCATTGTTCATTGTCACAGTACTAGTGTTGCCAGATCAGAAGATTTCCCCCTAGATTTAGGGGTTTATTAAGCGGCAGAATAGGGGGAAAGActatttggttttttttaggGGAAATTCCAAAAACATATCAAATACAGTTTATTTTGCTATTGTCTATAACGTTCCGAATTTTGGAACTAAATTGTAGTACGAACTCAAAGTAAAAATGGTCGCAATCGCAAAAACCGAATAAACCTTAAACCGTCAATCCATTTTCTATTACAGATACTTTGCATAATGCCTTTAATTTCCAACAATCCCAGCGTGACCGCCGTTTTAAAGAATGGCGCCATCGCCCATGCTACCGTCCGCTTGGTGAGGGCATCCTAGGGGATTTCTGGGGGAAAATCAAATTAGTCTAGGGGAACGTCGTCGAGACCATCTGGCAACACTGCACAGTACGCAGTCATTTGCTACTCGCGAATgttaagattatttaatagCATCAATTTAATGCCAACTTAGGGGTTTTCCTCCTAAATTTAGGGGGAATCTAGATGTCTTTGGGGGTTTTCAGAGGGCACATTTATTTAGGGGTACTTAAtacaagaaatttattttttcttcttaagAAATGTAcgattttatacaatttctatTAAGCCTACCAACCAAGCCAACCAACAAACTACCATATATATACTCCAAGCGTGGCTATaactgaatatatataaagcagTTATACTCTAACATCGATATATTATACCATTTGATTGTATTTTTGATGCATGTTTGAACAAACCAGAAACTACAACAGAAACTTAAGGGGTTTTTAATCGATGCATAATATTTAGGGGTATTTGAAGTTGGTCCTTGGGGGAACATTCGCTAGGAGTTGGCATCACTTAAACTAAACTGACGAATACAGATTACAGatttgtttttcaataatCTCAATACCTGATCAGTGGTTTGAGTTTtctacaagaaaaaaatattttagttacatttgATTAGAAAATCGGTATACAGACAACTATTATGAGTTTACATAAGGCCAGGTAAATCAGAGTTCTTGATGTATCTCTATAGAAGCTCTCCACAATTATTTGAAAGAGGGCGTGAGGTATTAATACATCATCATCAATATCGGAACCTACAGTGATttgagatatttaaatatgtttataaatctacCTAAAGATACCCAGAATGTAAATTCCAAtgcctttttaaaaattgtgttataaaAGATGTCTTCTACACGTTATAACTGCCTAAAAAACCTATTACAATACTGTATGTATTCTCTATATACCCacagtattaaaatatctcatatattatacatattttttttacaattaaggCTACATTGGGTCCACATTATCAGATCcctattaatgtaataatcttCATTGAATctcataattttcaattttaagtaaatatttattaaaatatatattatatgtgtgATAATGAGATGTGAAATGGAGTGGTTTAATATGTCCTATGATGTAGTGCAATTATCTTCTCAAATAAGATATCTATCTTAGCTTTAGCAACTTTTTGGTTATAAATCTAGATAAAAAGAACCTCTGAAAGAGTTGAATTTTACTTGACggctaaactaaaaaaaatgaaatttagcATACTAATGTTATTGTGTCAACCAAAATACtgattttatcaaaatagtaTAGTAACATATCATAGCAAATTTTGTATCTTGTATTCTATATATGAATTCCTAGCATagcttgttttaaaaataggttcttatgttaatatttaatttcagaatTAAAGCTTTTGAAGATGTCCTCAGTACTGATGAGATTGACATTAACATACTTCAATCATTGGCATTTAAtggtaatttataatatgttttctaaatttttatatatatcttataatatcATGCAATAGTTACTTATATTctgagaatttaaaaaaaattaatataattaaataagagaATATAATTAGGGCTAAAATTACTAGATAGTAAATTTCAAGTCCACttctagattttttattagttgttTCATATTCAtgctttgttaataaattattaatctgcatattaaaacaaatactgaTATTAATGTTACAAAACCAATTTAAGGTATTACAGAAGAAAAAGGCCTTCGTTCTCTGATATGGAAGATATTTCTTCACTACATTCCAAAACAGAGAAACAAATGGGAAGCCACacttaaaaaacaaagatccCTGTATAAGGAGTTCATAGGTGAAAGTAGCactataaatgatatttttttttattttttaatgattaagtATGTAAATTGTTAGGATTTAGTAGTGGTCaattaagaagaaaaaaataattttaatcaaagaAGAAATCCATTTCTATGCTTTCTATGATttcaacaaaacatttatggTCTGTGTAAAAACTTCAGTGAATAAGCCAAGTTTGTGATTTATAGAAGCTATCAATTATCATAGCATATGGCTAATAGAGAGAGAGCCAGAGATATCAATACCTTATAATATTGATGACTTATTGGTTTACTAAACATTTTTCAGAGGAAATGATAGTATCTCCAGGTGGTCCCACTGATCATCCTCTAAGTATAAGTCCTGAAAGCTCTTGgagtaaatatttcaaagataaTGAAGTTCTTTTACAAATTGATAAAGATGTAAGAAGATTATGTCCAGAGATATCCTTTTTTCAATCCGCTACTGAATTTCCCTGCTCAGAAGTAAGTTAATGATTTATGGCATTGCTTGATGGCTccctatttattatatatagttataggtaataaaatatatattattttgaatacataACATAGTTgtatatttcagtttttagAGATTCAGCCCATCCAGGTTAATCTTTAAAGACTGAATGTATAACTTTTAGGcaataaaagtttttgtacTTATCATAGTACTAAACTATAGAAATACTTAACTCTgtgtcatacaaatttaattcagTGGACTTAGTCCTAAATATTCAGGTTATAGTAATTCCCATTGTggtcaaaatatatacataatgttagaaatattaaagttgtaaaatgttattgtatataagtcaattctacataaaaaaaattcatggtaaaattttacattgcATCAAAACCAAGTTTTACAGCAAAAATatgcaaaaacaaaaaacatagaCTTAATAAACAACAGTTTATatggttaaatatattttatttgtttttatttctatctTTTATATGTTTACAGTTCACTTGGTGTCTATACTTTCTATATGTATTCCGTTCTTGGCTACATTTTTACaacaactttaattattttgtacaatTTAAATGAGTTGTAGGTAtagaaataaactaaataatccTAATGTATTAGGATGACTTATCTCTGGTAGAGTGGTTATGTCACTCTGGGAATTATATTAACCTTCAAAGTCTGTTTTGACCGGACTTACAAATAATAGAATTTGAATTGAATGTATGAACTTTTAGAGTAATCTATCAggtaaaatgattttatttatgtataggtAGTAAATAGCAATGGATTGAAACGTTTACATCAACGAGTGGAGCAAAAAGTTTTGAACTATTCAACACTAGAACAAAGAGGATTCGGATTAGTCAAGGTATAGCTTTGTAAAATCTCCTTTTTTGGAGAACACGTGTCTCTATTTTCTCTTGGCATCCTCTTTTAAGTTTAATGTGTTGAACAAAGCCATAGTTTCGATTCCTCTATAATCATCTTAGGTagaagattattttataattattatagtattgaGAATAATTGTCAATCTTGGTATAGTTTTCAGTTTTAGTGTATATTATCAGTAgatattatttagaataatgtttatggaatgttatattttttaatctgaaCACGACGATTAATAGTGATTGGGAATACATTGgactgatttttaattacaggcatatttcaataaattaatctcAGTTTTGTGCATACACTAGGGCGCCATTGGTATTTAATCCATactaatatgtatgtaaatgtatattatacgCATTTTATAGGTTTTCACAGTTATGTTGAAatatgtgaatattttttataaaatacaaagagACCAAGGGTGATATTCAGAAAGGAGACTTAGGACTATGTGTGTCCCGAATCCAATATGACACAattaaaattccttaaaaagataacatgtataaaataataatattaacatacatgataaataataaagatagatcataaaaaattcagggatattttattaatttgataactaTTTTTAAGCTCAACAATGTTATTCGTCGTACGGAGAATCTAAGTGGGGACTATGTACCATTGAAGGAGGGAGCTGAAGCTCACTGGGAAGTGGTGGAGAGGATGCTCTTCCTTTATGCAAAGCTGAACCCTGGCCAGGGCTACGTCCAAGGCATGAATGAAATAATTGGACCAATATATCATACCTTTGCTGTTGATCCTGATATGGAACAAAgaagtgaatatattttaacaataagcTAAATTGTGGGAAGAttccatataaaaattgttctcTTGTTCCTTGGAAGTAATATCATGTATTctgaagtattattttttccaCGTAAAGAtctaaaactattttcatgTACCTCCGAATCCCTTCACTTTGATTTACTTCATCTATCGCTCTCTATACTAAATAGTATTCTATGTGACagaatttaaacaattatttttgtttgaggTGATTGTAGAATTAACTTGTTGGGAAAATAAAACGGTTTGTACTTGAGccaatttattatctatgataataaaacatgtataTGCCTAGAATAAAAATGACCTCTACCTAAATTAAAGCAATCGGGTAATTTTAATgtacacatacatatttatagagattttattacgttCGTATTTCTTTTATGGGCTGTGTTAACTTTCAGAGAACGCGGAAGCCGACTGTTTCTTCTGTTTTACAAACCTGATGGCTGAGATACGAGATTTCTTCATTCGTTCACTTGACGAGACCGAGAGtggtattaataatatgatgtTTCGTTTAAGTGaacgattaaaaattaatgattacGCTGTCTGGGAGAGACTTTCCAAGCAGGAGTTGCGACCGCAGTACTACAGCTTcaggtataatttattttatcatgtaTTAAATTGTCATTTTTTACATTTCGCTTAGACACATTCCTAGGCCTGTTTAGTTGTAGTAAAATTAGTGAACCCAATGCCCACTTGAACCCTCAGTGACAATATAATTGCgtattttgtttgatttgaGTGGTCAAAAGGAAAAATTGATCGATCTGCAATTAGACGAGACGATAAGAGGTGACCAATCACAAATAAACGAAACTACACTGTGTCATCTTACTTCCTAATTGCCGGAACTCAATCTTATACGATTTGATACGGGACACAGAAGGATGAACACCTATTTGGCTAAAAAAATTGCCAAGAACAACGATTGTACTGCCACTAATGTTAATATGGTGTTAGAAACCCAGCCCGAACGCTAGGTGTGTTCGAGGGTTCTCATTTGAATAttccttttaattaattaaaattaaaacaacaacTAGCCTCTGTGTTCcgtttattacatacatagtacgatttattttgattaacacaatttttttataatgtatttatatgttttatcagACTCAAAGCCTATTTTTGCACATTTATTGATACAACGTTTCTACGttgaattttacaaaattgttgCACTCACGGTCAAGTATAAAATTTGCCTCAGGTtgcattttattatcaattttcTGCACCCgacatacaataaaaaaattaaccttGTGTTATTTTAGGCAATACACATAGTAAAATACatgcagtttttttttctaatattatcTGACTTTTTTATGCTGACGAGTCGAAGCGATGAGACATTAAAATAGGCAATAAGCCACGTGATTTCGTTTAAttcttttacataataaagttTAGTAATTGATttgtacttaaaaatatatttttttaaatgtaacttatttatttaatccaaTTAGTTTCTCTAATAATCTGGTTGTCAAGGACATAATAGCCTATCTTGCCGAAACCGATTATTTAAAGATATCTGTAAACTATTTTTAGATCTTTTCTTTAATAGCTAACCAATAATAACTgcatttaatcaatttaatagaGCCTAAAATTACATATGGCCCAGGTGACCAAAATTAGAACTGCTGTCCAATAACGATTTgcaatttgaataataattaagttcccgtgaaaattttcatttttttaatgggaATAAAggttttaaacattaaatatacaaagctTTTAACGTGACTTATTCGACGGTAGATaacaaaacaacaattttttttaattattttatttacagatgGCTGACACTTCTGCTGTCACAAGAGTTTTCTCTCCCCGATGTTGAGCGTATATGGGATTCCTTATTCGCGGACAGCACTAGGTTCGATTTCCTGATAAGTGTCTGCTGCGCCATGATTCTGtaagatattttaagtaaaacgtggaacataagaaaatattttacaggattaaaatgcattaattaattcaatggGTTCCTGAAATTGGCTTACGGTATCCACAATGGCGTGGTGTTGTGGGGtcataaatgtgttttattttggaaaaagtattttttaatgtttgatGCTTGGCTATCTTCTTCCAGTATCTCTTAGTATCAGATCTATTAAGAATGCATTATTTAGTTTACAATATCATTATAatcataagtaaataattccAGGTTAGTGAGGGACGACTTAATGACCGGAGATTTTGCGTCTAACGTGAAGTTACTGCAACATTTTCCACCCATGGATGTATCTCTTATTGTTACTAAAGCGAGAACAATACGTTTGTAGAACAAATGTgccccaatttttttttaatatttaaattttctattattttagttcTTACATGCCTTTATATAGTATCTAAAACCTGGAGAAATCGTGTTTCCCATGATTGATAAGCTTTCATAGTAATCCGGATTATTAtaggaaaaaattaacatcTACAGCTGACTGTCTTAAaatttatcacaaaataatttactgtTAATATTGTCCAATTTCTATATAGTTCgggtatatttataaattttatcataatatatctaaaacatttaatttcgcaataattacattactatgttttttatattgaaaactTCAAATAAGTAATGAAtctttaataatagtaatttccAGTAGCATAAAAGGCCTAGTGCCGATTCCAATTTAAActcaacaataaattataaggcGAATTGTTCAGAAATCGactgatattttttactaaaatattccTTAGTACATAATtaggtgtaatttttttattgtaagtaCAAAACGTACGTATCAACCGAATCTCTTCTTGATTATTTTGATTCAATATTACAAACAGGTATAGGTTTAGTTAAATGCCATACACATTATATAAATgacatattgtaaatattatatgtaacttttaatcatatcattaataaatttcgtCAAACGATATGAATATTATGAGTATTTCGTCAGAGCTTTTAATACGTCAAACTCGTTGTAGCCATAAGATAAATATCATTCGGTgtcgttattttttattttacaaattgttgaatttttatactaagtctcaaatttttaaaattacatataaccaatattaacgtttattaaaatattaataatgtttacgatattgtttaaatagaGTAAGATTGTATCGAATTTAAAGCcccttttacaaaaaaatgttaaatgtatgtaGGTAAAGGCATTTCAGCgaatctaatatatttttaatttaattagttccTTTTGCCTAGACCTAATACTGTTAAGCAACTAAcatgaatttaaatgtaattatgttGACAATAAAAATggcaaataatgtttataatttaattacactgCTAAGTTAAACAgtgtaaagtttattttactatttgatAATTAGATTTAAATGCAAATGTCTTCATAAAGGTCGCGTTTTGGAACTTATATATCTATCGTATATAAATGTagaatattattcaattgtaTACTAAACATTTGTAAGAAAATAGCTGAGGTGttcattcatataaattattatctttaaaaatgacCTTGGTTTGCTGGTGTTATTTTCATTGCATGTGTATTGAACAACCCAGTACATTTctattttagaaatgtttgcaataaattttaaagtaaaaaaaattgctttcattgcaataaaacaagaaaacggctttaaagatttaatataaataaaaattaaaaccaatttGTACATATTCATCGATTgacaatagaaataatattttatagaaatatttttcatacatatggctattattaaatattggaaacaataatattcttatCACTAAAATGAGACACTTAACATCCAAAGAGACCTACTGGaagcaaataattaaaaaaatatagaacctTAATGACAGTATTTTACatgcaaataaaaaactttattaaggAACATATTGGGTTCAAGTTAACAACAAAACCGTTGTCTTGTACTTCTGCCATTGATACAGAGACGTCCTAATCAGGCAGTCAGAAAACCTTACAAACACAAAATGAtcttattaattcaatttatatttgaattacaaaatatcCGATTTAAAAGATGGcccaattttaattataataaatttgtgcAAGAAAGAATGCACCTACatgaaacttataaaaacagtcaagaaataattatttatataatgggCGAATCATTTAAAAGCCGTGAGTTTTAAGtcagttattttattgtatagcGATAAGCTTAACCGAGGGATCATTTGATATGAagccaatattatttaatattttcttatatctaATAGCGATGTTATAATGACCAGGGCTTGAACGGGTTGACTTTTAATGCTAAGCTAGTACCATTGAATTATTAGCCAAAATGTAATCGCCTCAGTGCTTGTTATAAAGCGACACTGCGTACAATCATTTTTCACAAACGAATCACATCACAATTACTCAAATGGCTGTTAAAATGATCTAATCAGTACAGAAAAATTCTTAAACTGTTTAATACCGcttaaatctaaaaacaaaacctattgataaaataaaaataatttatttttaaataaccatcaataacaaataacctgaataattatatcttaatttagCTTTCTATTTACCTATCTACTTAAGGGAACTATTCCGTTCAAGGGAAACTAATCTCAAAACTTGCAAACTTCGTATCACGCCCTCTAGATGTCAAGTAACACTACTATAGCACTATTGAATTATtcgattttattgaaaaacataTAGTCAAACTCGCAGTCCTGGCAGCAAAGCTTCGGTATTATCTTTACCTTTCTGATACAAGGATAAAACTTCGTAAGATTAAATGTAAGACATATGAATCCTCTTTAAGAAAGAGTATGACGCTATTTTTGCAACTAATCTTTCTGTTGTACTTTTAATTAGTACCATGTTGAATTgcataataaaatacactGTGACATTTTAATAccctaaaattaaataaaaaagtataaaaattggACTTAACTTCTTGTTATCTGTGGATGCTCATAACAATACCGTTACTTTGccgcttaaataaaataaataatatactagtCTATACAACAAGAGGAATAATAGTACTACTGGACGCAAGCGTGAATTACATAAACGGGTCTAAATGTTGTGATGTCTATGACTATAGCGTTACATACTATCATAAGCATACACCACGCGCTATAAACCCCTCATATGCTTAAACAGTCTTTCATCACCTGTGCCTTTCTGTTTAGACCGCATCACAATCCCATCCCTAACTTTACAATCCTTATAGCGGTGGAAGGGAATAGctgaaagtaaatttaattattctagtaCAGTCACTGATATCATCCCAATACTATGTAATCATACTATTTTACtgttaatactttattttaataaatatataaaaatatacatttaaattatgtaaacattATTCAACACAGAACttataacagttttaaaataatatgttgaaATCACGATAAACGTCTCATAATATACCAAATGATAGAGGCTTTTTTTCAAATGTAGATTAAAATAAGGGTATTTAAACCGGGCATTGatggataaaattatttggccTTGCAATCAGTTAATCCAAATTTTGcatttgtatagaaaatttCATTTGGTGATTAATTTTGACAACATCTTAAATATAACCATCTGTGCCCAGGTTAAAGGATCCCGACATCCttttaacactttatttaactcTGGTATGATATATAGTTTTGTTGAGATTCTTCACAAACGTTAACGATTAGAGGTACAAATATTAGTTAAAGtcctaaaatattttcgataatttagtaataaatagacAGCCATAATctaaattacaaaatgataaTCACAActcaaacaaaacatttaatgtgcctggtattttaaattataatgcaCCAAAAACATTTTCCTATAAACATATGCTTTCCACCAAATCTGAATAAAGCAGAGCTCATATTCTAGAGACACGGGACAGCGTATATTTCTAGGGAATAATTCAAGTA
Proteins encoded in this window:
- the LOC123719006 gene encoding TBC1 domain family member 13 isoform X3; its protein translation is MSLHKARIKAFEDVLSTDEIDINILQSLAFNGITEEKGLRSLIWKIFLHYIPKQRNKWEATLKKQRSLYKEFIEEMIVSPGGPTDHPLSISPESSWSKYFKDNEVLLQIDKDVRRLCPEISFFQSATEFPCSELNNVIRRTENLSGDYVPLKEGAEAHWEVVERMLFLYAKLNPGQGYVQGMNEIIGPIYHTFAVDPDMEQRKNAEADCFFCFTNLMAEIRDFFIRSLDETESGINNMMFRLSERLKINDYAVWERLSKQELRPQYYSFRWLTLLLSQEFSLPDVERIWDSLFADSTRFDFLISVCCAMILLVRDDLMTGDFASNVKLLQHFPPMDVSLIVTKARTIRL
- the LOC123719006 gene encoding TBC1 domain family member 13 isoform X2 gives rise to the protein MSLHKARIKAFEDVLSTDEIDINILQSLAFNEEKGLRSLIWKIFLHYIPKQRNKWEATLKKQRSLYKEFIEEMIVSPGGPTDHPLSISPESSWSKYFKDNEVLLQIDKDVRRLCPEISFFQSATEFPCSEVVNSNGLKRLHQRVEQKVLNYSTLEQRGFGLVKLNNVIRRTENLSGDYVPLKEGAEAHWEVVERMLFLYAKLNPGQGYVQGMNEIIGPIYHTFAVDPDMEQRKNAEADCFFCFTNLMAEIRDFFIRSLDETESGINNMMFRLSERLKINDYAVWERLSKQELRPQYYSFRWLTLLLSQEFSLPDVERIWDSLFADSTRFDFLISVCCAMILLVRDDLMTGDFASNVKLLQHFPPMDVSLIVTKARTIRL
- the LOC123719006 gene encoding TBC1 domain family member 13 isoform X1 yields the protein MSLHKARIKAFEDVLSTDEIDINILQSLAFNGITEEKGLRSLIWKIFLHYIPKQRNKWEATLKKQRSLYKEFIEEMIVSPGGPTDHPLSISPESSWSKYFKDNEVLLQIDKDVRRLCPEISFFQSATEFPCSEVVNSNGLKRLHQRVEQKVLNYSTLEQRGFGLVKLNNVIRRTENLSGDYVPLKEGAEAHWEVVERMLFLYAKLNPGQGYVQGMNEIIGPIYHTFAVDPDMEQRKNAEADCFFCFTNLMAEIRDFFIRSLDETESGINNMMFRLSERLKINDYAVWERLSKQELRPQYYSFRWLTLLLSQEFSLPDVERIWDSLFADSTRFDFLISVCCAMILLVRDDLMTGDFASNVKLLQHFPPMDVSLIVTKARTIRL